From the Musa acuminata AAA Group cultivar baxijiao chromosome BXJ3-7, Cavendish_Baxijiao_AAA, whole genome shotgun sequence genome, one window contains:
- the LOC135584732 gene encoding PH, RCC1 and FYVE domains-containing protein 1-like isoform X2, with product MADPLRNGSVERDVEQAITALKKGAHLLKYGRRGKPKFCPFRLSNDESLLIWYSGKDEKQLKLSQVSKIIPGQRTAIFQRYPRPDKEYQSFSLIYNDRSLDLICKDKDEAEVWFVGLKALISHGSHQKLRSESRGDRTSSDSPSTHIQKISPFTSPFSGSDISHKDSKDDQQVNIPYESHPVKSLGRVFSDVILYTAPARSLFHSESLGKSISSYSSGAADNANGQASAVDTVRVSLSSAVSSSSHGSGHEDFDALGDVFIWGEGLGDGVLGGGLQRVGISSTAKIDASLPKALESAVVLDVHNLACGRGHAVLVTKQGEVFSWGEESGGRLGHGNDADVSQPKLIDALSGMNVELVACGEYHTCAVTLSGDLYTWGDGVHSSGLLGHGSDVSHWIPKKVCGPMEGQHVSSVSCGPWHTAIVTSAGQLFTFGDGIFGALGHGDRRSRNIPREVEALRGMRAVRAACGVWHTAAIVEILDASSDSGSSSTGKLFTWGDGDKGRLGHGDGETRLLPTCVVSLSDSFCKVACGHDITIGLTTSGRVYTMGSTVYGQLGNPEADGKLPTCVEGKIYNSFVEEISCGAYHVAVLTSRTEVYTWGKGTNGRLGHGDSDDRNTPTLVEALKDKQVKSVVCGASFTAVICLHKWICSADQSICAGCHLPFGFRRKRHNCYNCGSVFCKACSSKKSTGASLAPNINKPYRVCDECYTKLKKAMGDGKIPRFPKHQSGSTNQMPSELADKDSLAPRMQGQFSRLSSVESFKGEGRDSRESNNRRHNPMANQLRNLYPSSSSKFLQASSKKIFSASVPGSRVASRSTSPTSCKPSSPHSMPTAPGIDLTCMEILDVDSKPNNEDLRQEVIMLQAQVAELMCKSRLLEVELQKATKQLIDTKAIASEETAKCKAAKEVIKSLTSQVVYCSRNQYVQDQGRILISRIQESKM from the exons ATGGCAGATCCTCTGAGAAATGGTTCTGTTGAGAGGGATGTTGAGCAG GCAATCACAGCCTTAAAGAAAGGAGCACATCTATTGAAGTATGGGCGAAGAGGGAAGCCAAAGTTTTGTCCTTTCAGGCTTTCTAAT GATGAATCTTTACTAATTTGGTATTCTGGAAAGGATGAGAAACAGCTTAAACTTAGTCAGGTTTCAAAAATCATACCTGGGCAGCGTACT gCAATATTTCAGCGGTATCCACGGCCCGATAAAGAATACCAGTCATTTTCTCTTATATACAATGACAGATCGCTAGATCTG ATCTGCAAGGATAAGGATGAAGCTGAAGTGTGGTTTGTTGGACTGAAGGCATTGATTTCACATGGAAGTCATCAGAAGTTGAGATCCGAATCAAGAGGTGATAGGACTTCCTCTGATAGTCCATCCACGCATATTCAGAAAATCTCGCCGTTTACATCGCCCTTCAGTGGTAGTGATATCTCCCATAAG GATTCCAAAGATGACCAACAAGTCAATATTCCATATGAGAGCCATCCAGTCAAAAGTTTGGGAAGAGTATTTTCTGATGTGATATTGTATACTGCACCAGCCAGGAGTTTGTTTCATTCAGAATCTTTAGGTAAATCTATCTCTTCATACTCATCAGGAGCGGCAGATAATGCAAATGGCCAGGCCTCTGCAGTTGACACTGTTAGAGTAAGTCTATCTAGTGCTGTTAGCTCATCAAGCCATGGATCAGGTCATGAGGATTTTGATGCACTAGGTGATGTTTTCATTTGGGGAGAAGGTTTAGGTGATGGGGTTCTTGGTGGTGGTCTCCAAAGAGTTGGAATTTCATCGACCGCTAAGATTGATGCATCATTGCCAAAAGCCTTAGAATCAGCAGTAGTGCTTGATGTTCACAATCTAGCTTGTGGTAGGGGGCATGCAGTTTTAGTTACCAAACAAGGGGAGGTTTTTAGTTGGGGAGAGGAGTCAGGAGGTAGGCTTGGTCATGGAAATGATGCTGATGTTTCCCAGCCAAAGCTCATTGATGCCTTAAGTGGTATGAATGTTGAACTTGTAGCATGCGGAGAATATCATACATGTGCTGTCACTTTGTCAGGGGATTTATATACATGGGGTGATGGGGTGCACAGTTCAGGTCTCCTGGGCCATGGGAGTGATGTGAGTCACTGGATTCCTAAGAAAGTCTGTGGTCCAATGGAAGGTCAGCATGTGTCCTCTGTATCTTGTGGACCATGGCATACGGCCATTGTGACATCTGCAGGACAGCTGTTTACGTTTGGTGATGGAATCTTTGGTGCTCTGGGTCATGGAGATCGTAGAAGCAGAAACATACCAAGAGAAGTTGAAGCTCTCAGAGGAATGCGTGCTGTCCGTGCAGCTTGTGGTGTTTGGCACACTGCTGCAATTGTGGAAATTTTGGATGCATCTTCTGATTCTGGTAGCTCTTCAACAGGGAAGCTATTCACATGGGGAGATGGCGATAAAGGTCGACTTGGACATGGTGACGGAGAAACCAGACTCCTTCCAACTTGTGTAGTATCTCTTTCTGATAGCTTTTGTAAGGTAGCTTGCGGGCATGACATAACTATTGGTTTAACAACTTCTGGACGTGTTTATACAATGGGAAGTACTGTCTATGGGCAACTTGGTAATCCTGAAGCGGATGGGAAACTTCCTACATGTGTTGAAGGAAAGATTTACAATAGTTTTGTTGAAGAGATATCATGTGGTGCCTATCATGTTGCTGTATTGACCTCAAGAACTGAAGTCTACACTTGGGGCAAAGGAAcaaatggccgtttaggccatggTGATAGTGACGACCGAAATACTCCAACACTTGTTGAAGCTCTGAAAGACAAACAAGTGAAGAGTGTTGTATGTGGTGCAAGTTTTACTGCCGTCATCTGTCTTCACAAGTGGATTTGTAGTGCTGACCAGTCCATATGTGCTGGTTGTCATCTCCCTTTTGGTTTCAGAAGAAAGCGTCATAATTGTTATAATTGTGGTTCAGTCTTTTGCAAAGCATGTAGCAGCAAAAAATCTACTGGAGCTTCTTTAGCACCAAATATTAATAAGCCATATCGTGTATGTGATGAATGTTATACCAAGCTTAAGAAGGCAATGGGGGATGGTAAAATTCCTCGATTTCCAAAGCATCAAAGTGGAAGCACAAACCAGATGCCTAGTGAACTGGCCGACAAAGATTCACTTGCTCCTAGAATGCAGGGACAGTTTTCTAGGCTCTCCTCAGTTGAATCTTTTAAAGGTGAGGGTAGAGATTCTAGGGAATCAAATAATAGGCGGCATAATCCAATGGCAAATCAATTGAGAAACTTATACCCATCAAGCTCTTCAAAGTTTCTTCAAGCATCTTCAAAGAAAATATTCTCTGCTTCTGTCCCGGGTTCAAGAGTAGCTTCTCGTTCAACATCCCCTACATCATGTAAGCCAAGTTCACCACATTCAATGCCCACAGCACCTGGAATTGATCTTACTTGCATGGAAATTTTGGACGTTGATTCGAAGCCAAATAACGAGGATCTAAGACAAGAAGTCATTATGTTGCAGGCACAG GTAGCTGAGCTAATGTGTAAATCACGACTTCTAGAAGTGGAATTGCAGAAAGCAACAAAACAGTTGATAGACACCAAAGCAATAGCAAGTGAAGAAACTGCGAAGTGCAAGGCTGCAAAGGAAGTAATCAAGTCTCTAACCTCACAG GTAGTTTATTGCAGTCGGAATCAATATGTACAGGATCAGGGAAGAATTCTTATATCTAGGATCCAAGAGAGTAAAATGTAG
- the LOC135584732 gene encoding PH, RCC1 and FYVE domains-containing protein 1-like isoform X1 — protein MADPLRNGSVERDVEQAITALKKGAHLLKYGRRGKPKFCPFRLSNDESLLIWYSGKDEKQLKLSQVSKIIPGQRTAIFQRYPRPDKEYQSFSLIYNDRSLDLICKDKDEAEVWFVGLKALISHGSHQKLRSESRGDRTSSDSPSTHIQKISPFTSPFSGSDISHKDSKDDQQVNIPYESHPVKSLGRVFSDVILYTAPARSLFHSESLGKSISSYSSGAADNANGQASAVDTVRVSLSSAVSSSSHGSGHEDFDALGDVFIWGEGLGDGVLGGGLQRVGISSTAKIDASLPKALESAVVLDVHNLACGRGHAVLVTKQGEVFSWGEESGGRLGHGNDADVSQPKLIDALSGMNVELVACGEYHTCAVTLSGDLYTWGDGVHSSGLLGHGSDVSHWIPKKVCGPMEGQHVSSVSCGPWHTAIVTSAGQLFTFGDGIFGALGHGDRRSRNIPREVEALRGMRAVRAACGVWHTAAIVEILDASSDSGSSSTGKLFTWGDGDKGRLGHGDGETRLLPTCVVSLSDSFCKVACGHDITIGLTTSGRVYTMGSTVYGQLGNPEADGKLPTCVEGKIYNSFVEEISCGAYHVAVLTSRTEVYTWGKGTNGRLGHGDSDDRNTPTLVEALKDKQVKSVVCGASFTAVICLHKWICSADQSICAGCHLPFGFRRKRHNCYNCGSVFCKACSSKKSTGASLAPNINKPYRVCDECYTKLKKAMGDGKIPRFPKHQSGSTNQMPSELADKDSLAPRMQGQFSRLSSVESFKGEGRDSRESNNRRHNPMANQLRNLYPSSSSKFLQASSKKIFSASVPGSRVASRSTSPTSCKPSSPHSMPTAPGIDLTCMEILDVDSKPNNEDLRQEVIMLQAQVAELMCKSRLLEVELQKATKQLIDTKAIASEETAKCKAAKEVIKSLTSQLKVMAEGVPEGCLISHNCGYSYTSDSLKLPSSDNITSNLLASQVSESNSNLGNPLASNGNHTLPEAAEWVEQAEPGVYFTISFLPGGNKCLKRVRFSRKRFSEQQAEKWWSENRSWLQEKYTILSGENSTTGST, from the exons ATGGCAGATCCTCTGAGAAATGGTTCTGTTGAGAGGGATGTTGAGCAG GCAATCACAGCCTTAAAGAAAGGAGCACATCTATTGAAGTATGGGCGAAGAGGGAAGCCAAAGTTTTGTCCTTTCAGGCTTTCTAAT GATGAATCTTTACTAATTTGGTATTCTGGAAAGGATGAGAAACAGCTTAAACTTAGTCAGGTTTCAAAAATCATACCTGGGCAGCGTACT gCAATATTTCAGCGGTATCCACGGCCCGATAAAGAATACCAGTCATTTTCTCTTATATACAATGACAGATCGCTAGATCTG ATCTGCAAGGATAAGGATGAAGCTGAAGTGTGGTTTGTTGGACTGAAGGCATTGATTTCACATGGAAGTCATCAGAAGTTGAGATCCGAATCAAGAGGTGATAGGACTTCCTCTGATAGTCCATCCACGCATATTCAGAAAATCTCGCCGTTTACATCGCCCTTCAGTGGTAGTGATATCTCCCATAAG GATTCCAAAGATGACCAACAAGTCAATATTCCATATGAGAGCCATCCAGTCAAAAGTTTGGGAAGAGTATTTTCTGATGTGATATTGTATACTGCACCAGCCAGGAGTTTGTTTCATTCAGAATCTTTAGGTAAATCTATCTCTTCATACTCATCAGGAGCGGCAGATAATGCAAATGGCCAGGCCTCTGCAGTTGACACTGTTAGAGTAAGTCTATCTAGTGCTGTTAGCTCATCAAGCCATGGATCAGGTCATGAGGATTTTGATGCACTAGGTGATGTTTTCATTTGGGGAGAAGGTTTAGGTGATGGGGTTCTTGGTGGTGGTCTCCAAAGAGTTGGAATTTCATCGACCGCTAAGATTGATGCATCATTGCCAAAAGCCTTAGAATCAGCAGTAGTGCTTGATGTTCACAATCTAGCTTGTGGTAGGGGGCATGCAGTTTTAGTTACCAAACAAGGGGAGGTTTTTAGTTGGGGAGAGGAGTCAGGAGGTAGGCTTGGTCATGGAAATGATGCTGATGTTTCCCAGCCAAAGCTCATTGATGCCTTAAGTGGTATGAATGTTGAACTTGTAGCATGCGGAGAATATCATACATGTGCTGTCACTTTGTCAGGGGATTTATATACATGGGGTGATGGGGTGCACAGTTCAGGTCTCCTGGGCCATGGGAGTGATGTGAGTCACTGGATTCCTAAGAAAGTCTGTGGTCCAATGGAAGGTCAGCATGTGTCCTCTGTATCTTGTGGACCATGGCATACGGCCATTGTGACATCTGCAGGACAGCTGTTTACGTTTGGTGATGGAATCTTTGGTGCTCTGGGTCATGGAGATCGTAGAAGCAGAAACATACCAAGAGAAGTTGAAGCTCTCAGAGGAATGCGTGCTGTCCGTGCAGCTTGTGGTGTTTGGCACACTGCTGCAATTGTGGAAATTTTGGATGCATCTTCTGATTCTGGTAGCTCTTCAACAGGGAAGCTATTCACATGGGGAGATGGCGATAAAGGTCGACTTGGACATGGTGACGGAGAAACCAGACTCCTTCCAACTTGTGTAGTATCTCTTTCTGATAGCTTTTGTAAGGTAGCTTGCGGGCATGACATAACTATTGGTTTAACAACTTCTGGACGTGTTTATACAATGGGAAGTACTGTCTATGGGCAACTTGGTAATCCTGAAGCGGATGGGAAACTTCCTACATGTGTTGAAGGAAAGATTTACAATAGTTTTGTTGAAGAGATATCATGTGGTGCCTATCATGTTGCTGTATTGACCTCAAGAACTGAAGTCTACACTTGGGGCAAAGGAAcaaatggccgtttaggccatggTGATAGTGACGACCGAAATACTCCAACACTTGTTGAAGCTCTGAAAGACAAACAAGTGAAGAGTGTTGTATGTGGTGCAAGTTTTACTGCCGTCATCTGTCTTCACAAGTGGATTTGTAGTGCTGACCAGTCCATATGTGCTGGTTGTCATCTCCCTTTTGGTTTCAGAAGAAAGCGTCATAATTGTTATAATTGTGGTTCAGTCTTTTGCAAAGCATGTAGCAGCAAAAAATCTACTGGAGCTTCTTTAGCACCAAATATTAATAAGCCATATCGTGTATGTGATGAATGTTATACCAAGCTTAAGAAGGCAATGGGGGATGGTAAAATTCCTCGATTTCCAAAGCATCAAAGTGGAAGCACAAACCAGATGCCTAGTGAACTGGCCGACAAAGATTCACTTGCTCCTAGAATGCAGGGACAGTTTTCTAGGCTCTCCTCAGTTGAATCTTTTAAAGGTGAGGGTAGAGATTCTAGGGAATCAAATAATAGGCGGCATAATCCAATGGCAAATCAATTGAGAAACTTATACCCATCAAGCTCTTCAAAGTTTCTTCAAGCATCTTCAAAGAAAATATTCTCTGCTTCTGTCCCGGGTTCAAGAGTAGCTTCTCGTTCAACATCCCCTACATCATGTAAGCCAAGTTCACCACATTCAATGCCCACAGCACCTGGAATTGATCTTACTTGCATGGAAATTTTGGACGTTGATTCGAAGCCAAATAACGAGGATCTAAGACAAGAAGTCATTATGTTGCAGGCACAG GTAGCTGAGCTAATGTGTAAATCACGACTTCTAGAAGTGGAATTGCAGAAAGCAACAAAACAGTTGATAGACACCAAAGCAATAGCAAGTGAAGAAACTGCGAAGTGCAAGGCTGCAAAGGAAGTAATCAAGTCTCTAACCTCACAG CTTAAGGTTATGGCTGAAGGAGTACCAGAAGGTTGTCTGATTTCCCATAACTGTGGATATAGCTATACATCTGACTCATTAAAACTTCCTTCCAGTGACAACATAACAAGCAACTTGCTAGCTTCACAGGTTTCTGAGTCAAACAGTAACTTGGGTAATCCACTGGCCAGCAATGGAAATCACACATTGCCTGAAGCAGCAGAATGGGTTGAACAGGCTGAACCAGGTGTTTACTTTACCATATCTTTTTTGCCTGGAGGCAATAAGTGTCTCAAGCGAGTGCGCTTTAG CCGAAAAAGATTTAGCGAGCAACAAGCAGAAAAGTGGTGGTCAGAGAATCGATCATGGCTTCAGGAGAAATATACCATTCTTAGCGGTGAAAATTCTACCACTGGCTCTACTTAA